In the Equus caballus isolate H_3958 breed thoroughbred chromosome 14, TB-T2T, whole genome shotgun sequence genome, AAAATACATCACTAaaatatccattcatttattccctCATAGCTCTGGCCTCCCCGACCCCCAGTTCCAATATTTCAGTTCAACCAACCTCCACCTTCATTCTTCTCATGTAGAAAGTGAATCAGTACATCTCAGCAGGCCACCAAGGAGAAAGGTGGCAGTTAACAGGTGAACATTGATGGCATGCCTTGATCCTTCTCAGGTTCCATTATTTTGTTAAGATTTCGCCTTCCCCATGTTTTTCGTCTCCCTAGACTTCCCTAAGACGTCACTCTTAAAAAGCGCCTTCCCCATGAAAGCACTTTTTTTCACCTTCTGCACTTACAACAATGTAAGTCAGCACATCCAATAAGTTGGCCAAGAAACtgacagaaaaatgaacaaaatatttcttcctcaGATTTCAGTCCCATAGGATTCAAGCTCCTCTCTCTTAATTGCTATTTATTTCACAAAGCACGCACTTGGCATTCATCTTATGCtacctcactctctctctctctctcccaattAAGAGGCATGTCCTTGAAAGTGAAAAATACCTTAAGCCCTATAACCCCAAAGAGCCTGCATGTGCTCAGAAGGTGCCTCATGGATAATGGTAATGGAGACCATTCTCCTCTGTTCTCTGGTTAGAAGATAGGGCCCAGAACCATCTCCTACTCAAAAACAGTCAGACCTTTTTTCAATTCACACTGTAACCCATTACATGGGGTGTGGTGGGTAAACAGTTTTTATCTCCTGTGTAATGCTGATCAATTCAGTAGCAGCTGCCTAAAGTgctgggttaagaaagataatgAGGCCACATCTGGACTCAGGGAGACTGTGCACTTATGGACCAGCCTGTCTGCCACATGCACAGGGAGGAGCACGGTGGTAGGCATGCTCAGTGTGTGCCATCCCAGCTCTAACCACTTAGCCAAAATCTGAAGTTCAGTTAAGTTCAAGAACTTCTTACCACACAAGTTCTCTTCCCTAACTGAAGCATTCAGCCAGGGATAGAGGATTCAAAGtcttccaaatatatatttccatgTGTAATCCTTTTACATAAAGGTTTGGTGAAAAATACTCTTCCTGGTGAATCAGACTTAAAGGTCAACGTCACAGACCCagcatttcctcctcttcccaccgGCACACAGTAAGAACCCTTTTCTGAGAGCGTTCAGCAGGGACTTTGAAAGTGCCGCCAGCTTTTCCACAAAAGCGAAAGCATCAAAGCTCTCGGTTCCAGAAGTGACCCCAGCCAGGATCACTTGAGGATTCCACTGAGTGTGCAGCTCCTCCCTTTTATTCCAGTGGACGCTGTGTCCTTCTGTTTTAGAGTCCCCTTGCCTCATCCTGCACCCTCACATAAATCTGTACATCAAAGACAACCCGAAGATCAGGGGTGACAACGGTTAGGAAATTTGGTTTCAGACTTTTCCTCGGAAATCATTTAGTAAAACCTTGTACAAAGTCATTTCACAATGACAAGCATACAAATTCAACGTCCCCTTCCCACCAGAGTATCGAAGTGTCCTACAGGCTCAGCAAACTCAAAATAACAAATCAAACCCACtcttgttttggtttgtttctagtAGTGTTCTCCTTAGCcagaaaaatctttaatttttttctaatgcaaAATATCAAAGAATCCATTTCATAATTCCTATCTAAAGCACATTACAAAGTGAAGCACACCATTAAGTGCTGACAACCTCCACTTCTAGctttctaattgtatttattataCTTCCAAAGCAATCTTCCTCATCAGTTTCCACTTCTCTAATCAAATTATATTGTTCAAAAAGGCAATTTTACTTGATACTCACTGTCCTCTCTGCATTAGAATAATGTACATCCTTGCTCTCTCCCCACTCCAACCCTTCTAGAGCATTTATGCCATTTATAAACTGCTTGTCAGTCTCTCCTACTTTCTCTGATTGAGAACAAGCCCCTTAGGCCAGGGTCATTTAAAAGTTCCCTTAAAAAGTTTTCAATAGTTATAATGGGATAAAATTCTTTCCAAGATAAAAGTACgtcagaataagaaaaaaagtaaaaatacgtTGCTTTTCTCAAGATTTcaagaaatattctttctttagtGAAAGGCCCATTTGCCTTTAAAAGTTAACCTGGAATCTTCTAAAAGCTTCCCAAATCCCCAAATATtgaaatcatttaaataaatatctcagggaagaaaaaagacaCTGTGATCCACCCACAGGCATTGTAAGGCCTAAGGAACAATGAACAGGACTTGATGGGCCTGGAACGGTAGCCCCGCTGAGCTGCAGTCAGGAAGAGCTGCGGGTTTTGAATGGGTTTACATTTACTCCATCCCCATAGTCCTTTCTTCCCTGACTGCTGACTGTAGGAGCCCTGGAAGCAGACGTACAAATGCAGCCAGAAGGAAGTCAGAGGAGCAAAAGCAGCTCACCTCAGAATGAAGCAAGGACTGAAATTCTAGTGCTATTTTATGCATCAGCTGGGCCTCTAAAACATGGTAtctttgtacacacacacaaaaattaaagtCATGTTGTACTGCAATGAATAAAGGGCAGGCACTGGAAGATAACACCACCAGGTATATTCTGGCTAAAACTGTGCCCTGATTAGTATGGAGTATTAAATTGAGTAAaagtgaggggggaaaaaagagttcAAAAATAGAACCATGttaaaagactaaagaaaataggattttttttcagcTAAGAGAGGTCCAGCCTAAGcgtcttccttttctctcttttttttttttttgaggaagattagccctgagctaacatccactgccaatcctcctctttttgctgaggaagattggccctgcgctaacatccatgcccatcttcctctacttaaatgttggatgcctgccacagcatggcttgacaagcagtgtgtaggcccatgcctagaatccaaactggcgaaccccaggctgcccaagtggaacatgcaaacttaacccgctgtgccaccaggccggcccccctaaCCTCTTCTCTTGATAGGACACTACCGACTCCAGGAGCACGGGCCGGGGAGGGCAAGGAAAGCAAGACCGACCAAGGGAAGGGGCTCTGCAGACACATTCTGAAAACTACTGCCTGAGCGTTTCAGAACTTGCTTTCTACGACACCACACtgaaaattatatcttttttaatcAGCTAAGAACAAATAGGCTGCATCTCAAACTTTCAACCCTTTCATTTTTGCCACAGAGTTTCATCTGTCtttaagtgaaaacaaaacaaaacaaaacaaaacaaaaaagctagaTATTTTTATTGAGCTCAAGAAATCACTGAGGCACACAGGCAGGGACAGGTCTCACAGGCACACAGTTGTGTTTCCTAACAGACCAAGGACACATCACCGCCATGAACACATCCTTTACCTTGAACACTAAAAGaaagttttgttgtgttttttttttttttttacaaaaatggggCCTAAAAATAAGTGCTTCGATGGAATTCTTGAATAGTAACCAGGTTGAAGGTGGACCTCGTTTAAAGCACCACACAACAATGTGTGTTTACATCACCCTTTTATTTCATAGTTAGAAATAACACAGTTCCACAGGGTAAATCATCAATAAATAACGGTGTTTAATCATTAAACGTAAAAATCCCAATTCTTTGGCATCTGACAGGATTCTATTTCTTGTCAAACTAATGACTGTAGAGATATAGTTAATCTTAGTGATCATTCGTCAATACAATATGTTACAAAGGtgcaatttactttaaaatatacaacagCTGAAAATTTCCAGCCCACCAAGAAATCTGATCAACTCAGGAAGATACCTGTCAGCTTCCTCAAGGCTCTTTCACGTGGTTTGCCGCAGTGAAAGTGTAATAAATGTTGATTAAGAGTTCCTGGGGTTTTCTAATACTTATTCTGCTCTAAATAGTGTTTGCCATTCATTCTGGCTAAAGAAAAGTCATACCTGTATCAGGAATGACCCACTCATTAATTAAAAGGTCTTCTTATTTTATAAGCAGGATTGCTAACACCTAAGAAACTCAGAGCGCccaaactaaaatttaaaagaagcagTTCTATGCTTCCAGAAATGCCAATTCAGAAATAAATTGCACCTTCAAgagtcaaaaaagaaacaaaagaaatagaaacttttaCAAAAGGTAAAAGGTAAGTTACAtacattttttccctcaaaatataTTCAAGAATAGTTGAGCTGTATTTGTTACTAAAGCCAGGGCATTATTTCTTCAGCAACAAATTAAACCAGTGCAATTGACATAAATTGTTAAGTAATCCAGGATTAACCCATTAAAACTGTAGAAGCACTTTAGGCTCCTACACTAATCCTAGAAACTGGAATTTCAATGAGTGCTTATGCTGCACAGAACTGAAAGTGGAATGATCCAATGCCATGCTGACTGGTATCACTTCATACCTAGTTTAAGCATTCAATAGTAGAAACCAGGAGGTCCGCTATTAAAAGTTCCATTCACTTACAGAACATTCAGATGCAAACAGTATTACGCCTATAGTCCACAATTAAAAGAATCCTTTCCATTTTAAAGTTCCAGatgaattttaaattagaaaataagcaCTAAGGAAAGTTTTTCAACTTATGAAAACTTCATATTGGAAACTTTCTGGAAAAGCTTCCCCCCACCCattgtaaaataaatactttgtatcccaaatttaattttattaagacACACTTTAATAACgctataaagaaatattttacagcCATCAAGATCAATAACTTTCCATGcggaaataaaaaattcattgctCAATAATATTATTGAGGCAAGTGAAGAAAGATTATTCTCTTGTCAGTCTGAAATGTTAATTTTTTCAGTGCAAAAccagttataaaatatttaaactcaatatttaaaaataaaaagtggtcCAATTCAGCAATGTTCAAGTTCTAAAGTTCATAAAACAAATCATTACATACATTTTATAGTAAAATACAGAGAGTAAAGAAGTACTTGAGTACTTAAGATATAAATTTCTAATGAATCATACCAAATCAGCAACAACCAAGCAGATAACATTTCCAATTTGAGCGTCAGAATCATAAAGATATGACTGTACCAAAGCCTTTTTTTTCCTAGCTAAAAAGCTATACAAACTATTGGTCAACATTGTTTTCTTTGCAGTCGCGGGCTCTAGAATGATTTCCCCCCAAGTACCTGTGATTTCATTCCTGTATTCAAAATCTGATGCCAACAATTTTTATGTTCCAGGAACACTTAGCTGATATAACCATCTATAGTGTGAAGAGTCCTGTACAGAGTACAACGGTGGATTTTTCTAGCCAAGTGGAGGCTGACCTAAACTGGTTTACACTCTCTGCTCGTCATTCATGTATTATTCCTAGCAAAAACACGGTCCCCTCTGAGGGTTAGGTGTTGCAGCTGGTACTGTAGCACTTCTGTGTCAGCTGGCTCCTTGATGCTCATTTTATCTAGATTGAGGTAGTCCAGAGATTTGGAATGAGCCCTCTTACCTTTAAGAAGACAAAGAGGCAGGGGCCCATGGAGGGCCTTATAAGGTTCATAAGGTAAAGATTTAGTGCACTTGTCTCCTGAGCTGGGCATCCGCCTTCGCCTCCTGCCATTGACAGCTGGAATCTCGTATGGCTGGTAGTACCTACTCCTGGCTTTATACAAACGAGAGGAACGTGCAAGTCCTGCATCCAGCTGTTTAGAGCGCAAGGAAGGCATGGCTTCTCCCTTACTCTCTTCACCTCCTGTGCACTTCTGGGCTAACTTCAGGAGTTCCTCACCAGTCGTGAAGCCAACCAAATAGTTAGAGTCCATGTGGAGGATCTGGTAGCCTGACACAGTCCGGCGCATCGGGGAGCACGGTGTGCTGGAGCAGCGGGGCTTCTCGGCCTCGGCCTTTCCCGGGGAGCCGGCCTCGGCCACGGGCAAGGGCAGAGTGGCCAGGGCACTTCTGGACTCTCCATTAACATCTACTTCCATTTTAGGCACCAGTCTGCACACGCCTAAAAGTAAACAGACTCAGATTAAAAAGGTATAACGTGCAGAACACTGGGCCAAGCCGCCTCATTTTAGAAGCCTCAGGAGAATGAAATAGCACTGACCTGAGAAACAGCCAGAGTACTCACAGATTTTTATCTCTGTCGATTAAATGTTCCAGAGCAGGCACGAAATGACtactcctcctctgccctcaagAACTCAAAGGCAGGTTAAGTGAAAGTCTGAAGTACTACTAACAGGCTCAGATGGAGAAGCTCAcagaaaacaacaataacaatgcTTCTCTAAATGCAGTGTCCATTCAATCATGCCAAGTCTGTTCCTTAAGGCGATATTAAGCAAATCAAATACCGATCTcaacattaagcaaaaaaaaaaaaaaaatcacccacagTTTCACAAGAATCCAAACTATTTCCAACacgaaaattaaaatctttacaTTTTCCATCACGTAATTTAAAATAAGTGCTCACTTCACACCTGCACTTCTTTTCAACTGTGTTTAAGGGGCACATCATAAAAGACAAAAGCTGATCAACTTCTGCAAAGAAGACAATTTGGAACCCCCCCAAATTTTTTTGAGGTCTTAAGGGGAAGTTCCCCCAAACTTTGTAAATGTTTCTCCTTCCATATCTCTgatatattatttaaagaaaaccattttatagtttaaaagtTAACCCTAAATCCAATAAATCAGGTCATGTTcaatattaaacatatataaaatatcagATGTTATTTTGACTATTTAATCATAAAATATaccattgatttattttattttgcaataccTAAGACATTGCACTTTTGAATAGTTTAGTAAATGGCAGAACAATTCACAATGAATACTAATATTATTCACTACAATGATCACATTATGTACATAGTTTGGAAAACCCCACTAACAAGAAGTACCACAAACAATGGCCAGGTTCCTAGGAAGCGGCAGGTAAATCAAACCTTGGGAAACAGAACACTAAGGGAAACTGAGCAACAATGTCATTTCTGAGAAACTTTATTTCTACCTGAACTTCAACTAGAAGTAAACAACAGTTTTGAGTATCTCAGATCACTAGTCAAAATGATGTCAAATAATAACTGATTTTAAGATTAAGTATTTATTGCAAAAGgctattatatttaataattcttATGAATCCTTTCGTAAAACAAATAACCTTTTCCTAATTGAAGCAATTCCTAAAGCTTGGGCATTCATTTAAAATCCAAGCAATTAGAAAGCTAAGAAAAGGTCATAACCTTATTCCTTCATTTGCATGCTGTACTTTCCTTCATCAGAAAATAAATACTCGCAGACCATGAAGAAGTTACCAGATGCCATCCTGTCCACGCTGTGGTCCACAGCTCTAGCACAGCTGAAAACTAACATTAATGATGATTCCTGAGACACAGCTAATGCCAAAGGAAtcaatatatttacttttcttttactcTAAATCTTAGactatttccaattttatttattttttattttttaagattggccctgagctaacatctgttgccaatattttcttcccttcttgtcctcaaagccccccagtacacagtatTTCCAATTTTAACTTAACCAATTAATTAAACTAATTTAGCCCCTCAATTCTTCTAGATTTAAAGGAATTGTCTTTATTCTAtct is a window encoding:
- the MACIR gene encoding macrophage immunometabolism regulator isoform X2, yielding MEVDVNGESRSALATLPLPVAEAGSPGKAEAEKPRCSSTPCSPMRRTVSGYQILHMDSNYLVGFTTGEELLKLAQKCTGGEESKGEAMPSLRSKQLDAGLARSSRLYKARSRYYQPYEIPAVNGRRRRRMPSSGDKCTKSLPYEPYKALHGPLPLCLLKGKRAHSKSLDYLNLDKMSIKEPADTEVLQYQLQHLTLRGDRVFARNNT